Genomic DNA from Marnyiella aurantia:
ATGCCCATCTGCCTGAACATCGAAATGGCAAACAGGTTCCTGAACGATGAACCTATTGAAAACTTCACCTACCCCGCTTTTGATCCGATCTTAACAGCAGACAATCTGGAACCGGATAAAATGCCGCTGACGTTGTTTTAGGAATTTGACCAACTCCACGAAACAAGGCTGGCGTACCCCTTTTATCTATATTTACAAAAATTTACTGCAGGATTCTGTCTTGTAATCCGGCATTCCATAGTAAGAGGAGTTGATAAAAGTATACTACAGCCGGGAAGAGGATATTGATAGTTATTTTTTTTAGCTTCAATATTTTATCTCTTTTAAATGGATCTATAACCACAGATTTTTCAAACACTCTAATGTTTGAATTCATGATTTTTAGGATCAGCTGTGCAAAGGAAAATGCAATTGCCATATCTAAAATGTTATTTGGAACGATATTAAAAACCGCATTTAAAATCACCAATAATAACGAACAACTTAAACTAATAGATAGTTACTTCCTCAAAATCAATTTTCACGATGCTATATTTGCTCACTCCGTAGGCCGTTTATCTTTTCAATGATTTCTTTCATTTCATCGGGTATTAAGTCAGCCGTCATTGCACTAATTATATTAGCAGAAGTAATTGTTACCTTTAGTTTTTCTTGGAGAACGGCATTTAGTCTTGAAAGAAAGTCTTTTCCTGAAATGACTGTCAGTCTTTGATCAAAAGAATTCCAAGTAATTTCAAATTCGTGAAGAATTTTTTCAATTATTGTTGATTCATCATGTTTAGGATTAATACTTTTTTCAAACTTAAACCGATGTGCCTGCAATTGTGCCTGAGTCTTATTTTTAAATTCATCTGATAAAGCTTTCAAAAAAGTTTCTATATCTTCATTAAAATACAAACTCTTACCCGTTCGCTTGTTAACTTCATCAATTCTGTTTTGGATAGCACGTTCAATTGCTTTAGGAACCAATAAAAAATTTTCAATTTCCTTTCTCGAGTGAATGTGCGCAAAAAAATTCCCTTTAGAAAGCTCTTCGTATTCAGATTTAACTTCATCTATGGACCTGTAATCTTTATCAAAAATAACAGCGGAAATTATCTTTGCTCCGATCGTTTTTTCTATTCCATCTTTAAACGCATGCAATCTTGTAGGATTAAATCCTTCCACTGGAACTACCGCAAAATCACTTCTATTGGCAACATGTTCCATTTTTAGAGTTCGTGCTATTTTAGAAAAAATTAAAAAGTCTTTTCCTTCAACGAATAACACTTTCTTAGTCTTGGCAATTTGTGTCAGTACCGGATTTAAATTTGAACCTAGAACTTGAAAAATATTTCTCAATTGAGATGGATCTTTAATCCTCTTAGCTGAATTATTTGACTTATTTATTAGCAAAATGTCATTTATGTCCGCTTCACTTATTAGCTCGGTAGAATGAGTTGCAATCACAATGTCTGGACCGAGGGCTTTAAGAATTCCCAGCAGTTGACGTTGTAGATCAGAGTGCAAATAGATATCGGGCTCATCAATTAAAAATAAAGAAACTTCCTTGTTCTTAATTATATATGTGAGCATTTGACACCAAACCTGAAAGCCAAAACCTGCCCAATAGATTTCGCGGGGAATTCTGTCTTCAGGACAAAACATATCGACAGTTGTATCTTTGCCTGAAGTATTCAGTTCAGGTTCCGAAATATCCAGACCTGGCCAAGTAGTTCTTATTAAATCTCTAAACTTATCAAAGTCTTCGCGATAGTGATACCATATATTCCTAAAGTTTCGCGAGGCGGTATGCGTTAATAAAGCAAGCCGAGCCGCCTCCTTTTGATATAATTTTTCAGTATGTTCGACAGGTCCTAAGATAGGAACATAACCAATGTCAATGTTTACAAATTGAAGAAATTCTTTAGGGCTTCTAATTATTCTTTTATCCGATTCATAATTAAGGTAACAAGTGCTTTTTGATGTAAAATACAC
This window encodes:
- a CDS encoding ATP-dependent nuclease, whose amino-acid sequence is MLHITSIRFINYKSFKQFSLTLSDFNILVGPNNAGKSTVIGSLKVLAEGIRKAKSRKPILVLDPKGNQVLGYEIDLSQVPVATENVFHNYDDAQPAQIRFRLSDGAYLQVYFTSKSTCYLNYESDKRIIRSPKEFLQFVNIDIGYVPILGPVEHTEKLYQKEAARLALLTHTASRNFRNIWYHYREDFDKFRDLIRTTWPGLDISEPELNTSGKDTTVDMFCPEDRIPREIYWAGFGFQVWCQMLTYIIKNKEVSLFLIDEPDIYLHSDLQRQLLGILKALGPDIVIATHSTELISEADINDILLINKSNNSAKRIKDPSQLRNIFQVLGSNLNPVLTQIAKTKKVLFVEGKDFLIFSKIARTLKMEHVANRSDFAVVPVEGFNPTRLHAFKDGIEKTIGAKIISAVIFDKDYRSIDEVKSEYEELSKGNFFAHIHSRKEIENFLLVPKAIERAIQNRIDEVNKRTGKSLYFNEDIETFLKALSDEFKNKTQAQLQAHRFKFEKSINPKHDESTIIEKILHEFEITWNSFDQRLTVISGKDFLSRLNAVLQEKLKVTITSANIISAMTADLIPDEMKEIIEKINGLRSEQI